In Synechococcus sp. Nb3U1, one DNA window encodes the following:
- a CDS encoding DUF6930 domain-containing protein translates to MSGLPAATVRRLQKLPQVPSVWEGDRHSLSGRLRMGSQMSPGATEGECILWVDGIQGVVRAMEVVPLGSGIEPMVRTLILAMERPHSASPARPQKIIVRDREVQFFLRGVLHELDIKVECQPELPLIDEILQSFEDAHERIPPPLPAEYADLLTQKALTLWQDAPWDYLEDHQALAIELNHWDLDTLYVSVMGRLGMEYGVLFYRSLHSLKQFRQDAGQPDTPEEMEEAFLKQDCLYLTFQARHPDLNELPDLDLAELDPDEIEPNFGTIHPLEGLRSTVQEDEAAILTVALEALHRFLEQHHNKLEQDFQACQGRYRIPNPQSKNQTKESTLSVQVRALPDLAADLLELGEEESETTAHTLLRDDLVPEGAQLGLGVLPWTTVEALRLMGQLHPLPESKLVEGGEGLPVVIVRTSRPKAKQLIQNLQGEGGPQGICFNTGVDPFDGDRYDLEIVQTGNQDLHLFGEFPEDDPIHSMARKRWERRCRDTGGYCGLVVAMGVTSVRPELQMRHILALFEMQALNPTRLGLGPMVRISRQFHLP, encoded by the coding sequence ATGTCCGGTCTCCCAGCCGCTACAGTTCGTCGACTACAAAAGCTGCCTCAGGTGCCATCGGTGTGGGAAGGGGATCGCCACAGCCTCTCGGGACGGCTCCGCATGGGATCCCAGATGAGTCCTGGCGCCACGGAAGGGGAGTGCATCCTTTGGGTGGACGGCATTCAGGGGGTGGTGCGGGCGATGGAGGTTGTGCCCCTCGGTTCGGGGATTGAGCCGATGGTGCGTACCCTGATCCTGGCCATGGAGCGTCCCCATTCCGCCTCGCCTGCCCGTCCGCAAAAGATTATCGTCCGGGATCGAGAGGTGCAATTTTTCTTGCGTGGAGTTTTACACGAGCTGGATATCAAAGTGGAATGTCAGCCGGAGCTGCCCTTAATCGATGAAATTCTCCAAAGCTTTGAGGATGCCCATGAGCGGATCCCACCCCCTCTACCGGCAGAGTATGCCGATTTGCTCACCCAAAAAGCCCTTACCCTCTGGCAAGATGCCCCCTGGGACTATTTAGAAGATCATCAGGCTCTGGCTATCGAGCTGAACCACTGGGATCTGGACACCCTATATGTTTCGGTGATGGGGCGGCTGGGCATGGAGTATGGGGTGCTATTTTACCGTTCTCTGCATTCCCTCAAGCAGTTTCGCCAGGATGCGGGCCAGCCGGATACGCCTGAAGAGATGGAAGAAGCCTTCCTCAAGCAAGATTGTCTCTACCTCACCTTCCAAGCTCGTCATCCCGACCTGAATGAGCTGCCGGATCTGGACTTGGCGGAGTTGGATCCCGATGAGATCGAGCCCAATTTCGGCACCATCCACCCTCTAGAGGGCTTGCGCTCTACAGTTCAGGAGGATGAGGCGGCGATTTTGACGGTGGCTCTGGAGGCGCTGCATCGCTTTCTCGAGCAACACCACAACAAATTGGAGCAAGACTTTCAAGCCTGCCAAGGGCGATATCGCATTCCCAATCCTCAATCCAAAAATCAGACGAAGGAAAGTACCCTCTCGGTACAGGTGCGAGCCTTGCCCGATTTGGCAGCGGATCTGCTGGAGCTAGGGGAGGAGGAGTCGGAGACAACCGCCCACACGCTATTGCGGGATGACTTAGTGCCGGAGGGAGCTCAGTTGGGTTTGGGAGTTTTGCCCTGGACAACAGTAGAAGCCCTCCGGCTGATGGGACAACTGCATCCCCTCCCCGAAAGCAAGTTGGTGGAGGGCGGAGAAGGGCTGCCCGTTGTGATTGTGCGCACCTCCCGTCCAAAGGCAAAACAGCTGATCCAAAACTTGCAGGGAGAAGGAGGGCCACAGGGAATCTGTTTCAACACAGGGGTGGATCCCTTTGATGGTGATCGCTACGACCTAGAAATTGTGCAAACGGGAAATCAGGATCTGCACCTGTTTGGGGAATTTCCCGAGGATGACCCGATTCACTCCATGGCTCGCAAACGCTGGGAACGGCGCTGCCGGGATACGGGTGGCTACTGCGGTCTGGTGGTGGCGATGGGGGTGACCTCGGTGCGGCCTGAGTTGCAGATGCGGCACATCCTGGCGCTGTTCGAAATGCAGGCTTTGAACCCGACGCGGCT
- a CDS encoding phage holin family protein: MATLLATWLMSALSVMILAWLLPGIHVSGFGGALLAALVIGLVNGLVKPFLQLITLPITILTLGLFWLILNGICLALADVLAGDAFNIDNFGWAFVGAIVLSIVSGLVHRVFLQGTQA; the protein is encoded by the coding sequence ATGGCAACCCTGTTGGCTACCTGGCTGATGTCTGCCCTGAGCGTGATGATTCTGGCTTGGCTTTTGCCAGGGATCCATGTCTCTGGGTTTGGGGGCGCTTTGTTGGCGGCTCTGGTGATCGGGTTGGTGAATGGCCTGGTGAAGCCGTTTTTGCAGTTGATCACCCTGCCGATTACGATCCTCACCCTGGGCTTGTTCTGGCTGATCCTGAATGGCATTTGTCTGGCCCTTGCCGATGTTCTAGCTGGAGATGCCTTCAACATCGATAACTTCGGCTGGGCCTTTGTTGGGGCGATTGTGCTTTCCATTGTCAGTGGTTTGGTGCATCGCGTGTTTTTACAGGGCACTCAGGCCTGA
- a CDS encoding BolA family protein yields the protein MITPEQLRLCLVDRLQALHVQVEDESHRHAGHGGRRDPLGAGGHYRVQIVSPLFAGKTTLQQHRLVYGALAEQMGINIHALALQTYSPEQWTGSTPGSASIELEI from the coding sequence ATGATCACTCCTGAACAACTGCGGCTATGCCTGGTAGATCGACTGCAAGCGCTTCATGTGCAGGTGGAGGATGAATCCCATCGCCATGCCGGCCATGGGGGGCGACGGGATCCCTTAGGGGCCGGAGGGCACTATCGGGTACAGATTGTGTCGCCTTTGTTTGCGGGCAAAACAACTTTGCAGCAGCACCGCTTGGTCTATGGGGCCCTGGCGGAGCAGATGGGCATCAACATCCACGCTCTAGCCCTGCAAACCTATAGCCCTGAGCAGTGGACGGGATCCACACCTGGCTCAGCTAGCATAGAACTGGAAATATAG
- the grxD gene encoding Grx4 family monothiol glutaredoxin produces MDPLLEEKIRDQIRANKVLIYMKGTPEMPQCGFSYATVRVFDSLGFPYAAVNVLEDPEIRQGIKEFSNWPTIPQVYIDGEFVGGCDIVQEMHSRNELRPLLEAAFAGTAVQS; encoded by the coding sequence CTGGATCCCCTTTTGGAAGAGAAAATCCGCGACCAGATCCGCGCCAACAAAGTGTTGATCTACATGAAGGGCACCCCAGAGATGCCCCAGTGTGGGTTCTCTTATGCAACGGTGCGGGTTTTCGATAGTTTGGGCTTCCCCTACGCGGCTGTGAATGTGCTCGAGGATCCCGAGATTCGCCAGGGCATCAAGGAATTTTCCAATTGGCCGACCATCCCGCAGGTGTACATCGATGGGGAGTTTGTGGGCGGTTGCGACATTGTTCAAGAAATGCACTCCCGCAATGAGTTGCGCCCCCTGCTAGAAGCGGCTTTTGCTGGGACAGCCGTTCAGTCCTAG
- the cysE gene encoding serine O-acetyltransferase — protein sequence MLMEAEHSVVEDPSPTASPDEGTLSSPSPKPGFWQMVREDINCVFERDPAARNRWEVICTYPGIHALFLHRIAHCLWKRRWFFLARLLSFFARSFTLIEIHPAAQIGRRFFIDHGCGVVIGETAEIGDDVTLYHGVTLGGTSWDKGKRHPTLENGVIVGTGAKILGPVRIGQGSRIGANAVVIQDVAAEMTVVGIPGRAVIPPHQRRIPAHGIDLDHHLMPDPVGRAIERLLHRIQDLEAQVAHLNQEREQARQEQVKGGSEYP from the coding sequence ATGCTAATGGAAGCCGAGCACTCGGTGGTCGAAGATCCCAGCCCAACTGCGTCCCCCGATGAGGGTACGCTTTCGTCTCCATCCCCCAAGCCGGGGTTCTGGCAAATGGTGAGGGAGGATATCAACTGCGTTTTCGAGCGGGATCCGGCGGCACGCAATCGCTGGGAAGTGATCTGCACCTATCCGGGGATCCACGCGCTATTTTTGCATCGGATTGCCCATTGTTTGTGGAAACGGCGCTGGTTTTTCTTAGCCCGGTTGCTCAGCTTTTTTGCCCGTTCCTTCACCTTGATCGAGATCCATCCGGCAGCTCAGATCGGGCGGCGCTTTTTTATTGACCATGGCTGTGGAGTGGTGATCGGCGAGACGGCGGAAATTGGCGATGATGTCACCCTCTACCATGGGGTTACTTTGGGGGGTACCTCTTGGGATAAAGGGAAACGCCACCCCACCCTAGAAAATGGCGTGATTGTGGGTACAGGGGCAAAGATCCTAGGGCCTGTTCGCATTGGCCAGGGATCCCGGATTGGGGCGAATGCAGTGGTAATTCAGGATGTAGCTGCCGAGATGACAGTGGTAGGGATCCCAGGGCGGGCGGTGATTCCGCCTCACCAACGACGTATTCCTGCCCATGGCATCGACCTCGATCACCATCTCATGCCTGACCCAGTGGGACGAGCCATCGAGCGTCTGCTGCACCGCATTCAAGATCTAGAAGCCCAAGTGGCCCACCTGAACCAAGAGCGGGAACAGGCTCGGCAAGAGCAAGTCAAGGGTGGCTCAGAGTATCCTTAG
- the purH gene encoding bifunctional phosphoribosylaminoimidazolecarboxamide formyltransferase/IMP cyclohydrolase — MPSQDFSSLALLSVSDKTGLIPFAQALVQEHGFQLLSSGGTAKALSEAGIPVTPVSTHTGAPEILGGRVKTLHPRIHGGILARLERSDDQEDLDSLGIPPITLVVVNFYPFEETVAQASVSLAEATEQIDIGGPTLVRAAAKNYAHVTVLTDPAQYPQYLQLLSSARGEPERLAFRFECARCAFKQVLAYDRAIANYLARPELIQQLQPQSDPPTEGTFQLQGIPRQTLRYGENPHQAATWYVVDAAAPGWHKAKQLQGKELSYNNLLDLEAARAIIAEFGPGQGDPELGAQAVAAVVKHNNPCGVALRPSLAAAFSAAFAADSVSAFGGIVALNQTLDRETAHLLVEPFLECVVAPDCTLEAAELLSVKKNLRVLLLPDWQVEPAQTIRTLAGGFLVQDADLPQGSGTQQSWRVVTERQPTREEWAELEFAWKVCKHVKSNAIVIAKQGQTVGIGAGQMNRVGAVEIALKQAGSEASGAVLASDGFFPFADSVEVAAQSGIRAIIQPGGSIRDPDSIAAANAADIVMICTGIRHFLH; from the coding sequence ATGCCTTCTCAGGACTTCTCGTCGTTGGCCTTACTGAGTGTGTCTGACAAAACCGGGCTGATCCCCTTTGCTCAAGCCTTAGTCCAGGAGCATGGGTTCCAGCTGCTCAGCAGTGGCGGTACCGCCAAAGCCCTCTCGGAAGCAGGGATCCCTGTTACTCCCGTCTCCACCCATACCGGTGCACCCGAGATCTTGGGTGGGCGGGTCAAAACCCTCCATCCCCGTATTCACGGCGGCATTTTGGCCCGCTTGGAGCGTAGTGATGACCAAGAAGATTTAGATTCGTTGGGGATCCCGCCCATTACGCTGGTGGTAGTGAATTTTTATCCGTTTGAAGAAACCGTGGCCCAAGCGAGCGTTTCGCTGGCGGAAGCCACTGAGCAAATTGACATTGGTGGCCCGACGTTGGTACGAGCAGCCGCCAAAAATTATGCTCACGTCACAGTGCTGACGGATCCGGCCCAATACCCGCAGTATTTACAGCTATTGTCTAGTGCTCGTGGCGAACCCGAACGGTTGGCGTTTCGCTTCGAGTGTGCCCGGTGTGCCTTCAAGCAGGTGCTGGCCTATGATCGCGCCATTGCCAACTATCTGGCCCGTCCAGAATTGATCCAACAACTGCAACCTCAATCGGATCCCCCCACTGAGGGTACTTTTCAACTGCAAGGGATCCCTCGGCAAACCCTGCGTTACGGCGAAAATCCTCACCAAGCCGCCACTTGGTATGTTGTGGATGCCGCTGCTCCTGGCTGGCACAAAGCCAAACAACTGCAGGGTAAGGAACTGAGCTACAACAACCTGCTAGATTTGGAAGCCGCCCGCGCCATCATCGCCGAATTTGGCCCAGGCCAAGGTGATCCAGAACTTGGGGCACAAGCTGTGGCCGCGGTGGTCAAACACAACAACCCCTGTGGCGTCGCCCTGCGGCCCTCCTTGGCGGCGGCCTTTAGCGCTGCTTTTGCTGCCGACTCGGTCTCTGCCTTCGGGGGCATCGTCGCCCTCAATCAAACCCTGGATCGCGAGACCGCCCACCTGCTGGTGGAACCTTTCTTAGAATGTGTGGTGGCCCCCGACTGCACCCTGGAAGCAGCCGAGCTGCTCTCTGTCAAAAAGAATTTGCGGGTTTTGCTCCTACCCGATTGGCAGGTGGAACCTGCCCAGACGATCCGCACCTTGGCTGGGGGTTTTTTGGTACAAGATGCTGACCTACCCCAGGGATCCGGCACTCAACAGTCTTGGCGAGTGGTGACAGAACGGCAACCCACCCGAGAGGAATGGGCCGAGTTGGAGTTCGCCTGGAAAGTTTGCAAACATGTCAAATCCAATGCTATCGTCATCGCCAAGCAAGGGCAAACGGTGGGCATTGGGGCTGGGCAGATGAACCGAGTCGGAGCCGTAGAAATTGCCCTTAAACAAGCGGGATCCGAAGCCTCTGGAGCCGTGCTGGCCAGCGATGGATTCTTCCCCTTTGCCGATAGTGTCGAGGTGGCCGCCCAATCCGGGATCCGCGCCATTATTCAACCGGGGGGAAGCATTCGGGATCCCGACTCGATTGCGGCCGCCAATGCTGCAGATATTGTCATGATTTGCACCGGTATTCGCC